CATCGTCGTTGTCTTCGACGACCACCACACGCCGCGGTGTGATGGGTCCCTCGATGGCAGCCCGCTCTTCCGCTGCGGGGGCCTTGCACGCGGGCAGGCGGGCGGTGAAGGTGGCGCCGTGTCCGGGGCCGTCGCTCTGCACGGACACCGTGCCGCCGTGGTGCTCCACCAGGCGCTTGACCAGCGTCAGGCCGATGCCGAGCCCGCCCTGCTGGCGGTCAAGCGTGCGCTCGCCTTGCACGAACAGGTCGAAGACCTTGCTCTGCAGCTCGGGCGTGAGTCCGGCGCCGGTGTCCTGCACGGTGATGACCGCCTCCTCGCCCACCGGCTCCACCGTCAGGCTCACCCGGCCGCCGGCCGGCGTGTACTTCAGGGCATTGACCAGCAGGTTGGTGAGCACCTGTTCCATGCGGCTGGCGTCGGCCTGCACCCACACGGGCTCCAGCCGGGCTTCGAACGCGTGCTGCGCCAGCTGGCCGGCCAGCTCCAGGGTGTGGCGCACCCGGTGAGCCAGCAGATCAAGTCGGATGGCGCCGGTCTGCTGCTCGTGCCGGCCGGCCAGCACGCTGGCCACATCCAGCAGGTCGTCCATGAGACGCCCGAGGTGGGCCGCCTGGCGCGCGATGATCTGGCGTGCACGCCGGGCCAGATCCTCCTGTGTGCCGGCGCGGTTCAGCACCTCGCATCCGGCCGAGATCGCGCCCAGCGGGTTGCGCAACTCGTGCCCCAGCATGGCCAGGAACTCGTCCTTGTTGCGGTTGGCTTCCTCGGCTTCGCGACGGGCCGCCGTCTCGCGCTCCACCAGTGCCATGCGGGCCGACTCCATGGCCTTCATGGTGGTGATGTCGACGATCACGCCGCTGACCTGCTCGGGGCGGCCTTGCTCGTCCCAGGTGAAACGCAGGCGGGCGCCCAGCCACCGCGTCTCGTGCTCGGGCGTGTCGTGGCGGAACTCCAGCATGTGTGCGTTGGTGCGGCCGGCGGCCGCGGCCCGCAAGGCGTGCACCACACGCCGCCGGTCTTCGGGATGGACGCAGCGCAGGCAGCGGCGCGCGGGCCCACGCAGTTCGGACAGCGGCAGATCCAGCAGCCGCGAAAAGCCGGTGCTCCAATGCACCACCCGGGCACGCCGGCTGTGCTGGAAGAAGCCGACGTGGCCGGCCGCCTGGGCCAGCTCCACCAGCTGCTGGTTGGCGCGCAGCCCGCGCTCGGCCGCCGCCAGGGAGGCTTCGGCCTGCTGACGGTCGGTGATGTCGGTGAAGCTCGCGATGGCGCCGCGCGGCAGTCCCCGGCCGTCGAACAGCGGCACCGCATGGGCCACGATGTCCCGCACGGCACCATGAGGAGGGCGCAATTGCAGCTCGACGTCCTTCTGTGTCCAGCCGGTGCGGGCGGCCTTCTGGAGCGGCAGGGCGTCGGCGGCCACGGCCTCGCCGTGCGCGGTGATCGGGCAGTCGGGCCAGCCGCTGCGGTCGGCCGCACGCTCGTCGGTCGCAGGGGGCGTGGGCTCGCCCAGCATGCGAGCCAGCGCCGGGTTGCGCAGCACGTGGCCACAGTGACGCTCCTGCGTCATGGCCAGGCCGATCGGGCTGCTGCGAAACAGCGTCTCGAACTCGGCGGCCTGACGCTGCAGTCGGTCGTGCGCGATGTCGCGTTGTGCCTCTTCACGCTGCAGCGCCTGCTCCAGCAGGATCAGTTCGCGCACGGTGCTCGGCTCGCCCCGGCGCTGCGGCCCGTGCAGGGCGAGTGCCCGCAGCGGGCCCGTGACCCGGCTGGCCACGCCCATGGCGAGCAGCAGCCCGGCAGCCAGCGACCCGAGCCCGAGCAGCAGCGCCATGCCGACCGAACGCCAGTGGGCGCGGTCGATGGGATCGGCCGGCTCGCCGATCACCACGCCCCAGTTCGACGGCTCGATGCGGTACCAGGCGCCGTAGGCTTCGCCGCCCTCCAGCAGCCCGATGCGGCCCGTGCCGATCGGGCCCGCCTGCACATGGGCCTGGGTCAGCGCCGGCAGGGGGCGGGCCACCACGTCGGGGCCGCCGAGGTTGCGGGCCACCAGCTTGAGCTCCCGATCGAAGATGGACAGGAACGCGTTCTGAGGCAGCGTGGAGGTCGTGATGAGGCGCTGCCAGCTCGAGGACGGAATCCAGGCGCCGAGTGCAAACGCGAGACGGCCGTGAACATGCACGGGCACCAGCACGCCGGTGGTGGCGGTGCCATCGGGGCCGGTCGTGAGGTTGGTGACCACGGGTTCGCCGGTCTGGCGCAGGCGGGTGAGGGCGGCGAGGTCACTGAGCCGGCCCAATGGCCGTCCGGCCGGCTGGTGGGTGTTGAAAACGACCTGGCCATCGAGCTCGGCCAGAAACACGCTGCTCCAGCTCTGCCGCGGCGTGCGCAAGGCCGTCATCGACGAGAAGACGCCCGCGAGGTCGCCCTCCTGCAGCAGCTCGGACAGCGCCAGAACCTGCAGGGCCTCTGCCGAGGAGGCCAGCTCGCGGTCGACCGTGAGCGCGAAAGCCCGCGCGGCGCGCGCGAGGTCGGCCTTCATCTGTGCCTGACCTTCCAGCGCTTGCTGCGATACCAGCCACGTTGCCAGCATCGTCATGGGCACTGTGGCAAGCAGCGTCACCGCCAGAACATGCGCCCGAAGCGAGGCCGTCGACCAGCGCAGGCGCGACCACGCATCGCCTTTTTCCAACACGCTCTACCTCGTTACCGCGAGCTCTACGCAAAGACCTGAGAGCGTACCGCGGTGGGCCGTCCCGTCAAGACCCCCATGCAGGCGGGCGTGGCCCGCGGCATTCAGGTCTGCTTCAGCTTGCGCGCCAGATCCTGTGCCATCGACAGGTGATGGCGCAAGGTCGGCAAGGTGGTCTGTACGTACTCCTTCATGGCCGAATCGCTGAGCTGACCATCGGCCTTCTGGAAGAGGTCGATGTCGAGCTGATGGTCCTTGATACCGACCTGGTCGATGAACTGCCGGTCGAACGCCAGCCCCTTGGCCTTGTTCAACTGGTCGATCACCTTGCGCTTGGACGAGGGGATGTCCTTCGGCAACGTCATGCGGGTGCTCACCACCTGAGCCAGACGGTTGTTGGCCGCGCCATGGTCGTCCACCAGCGTGGCTGCCATCGCCTTCACGTCGGGGTGCTCTGCCTTCTCGACGGCGAGCTGGGCCACCGCAACTTCATACAGACCGGCCTCCGTGGCCGCACGGGCAAACGCCTGATCCTGGGCATTCAACGGGGCCTGGCTGCTGGCGCCGGGCGTCACCGTGCTGGCACCGGGTGCGGCACCCGGTGTCGTCGTGCCGGTGCCGCCATCCACGCCCGTGCCTGTGCCAGTACCCGTGCCAGTCTGCGGCACACCGTCACTGCCGGATCCCGGGGTGCCGGTCGTGCTGTTCGAGCCGGGGGTGGTGCCCAGTCCGCCGTCGGTGCCCGTCGTGCCCGGGGTGGTGCCCATGGTGCCGGCCGTGCCGTCGGGCGCGCTGGCAGGGCTCATGTCGCCGGAAGTCTGGCCGTCGCGTCGGTTGCACGCGCCGAGCAGGGCGGACGCCGTCAGCAGGCAGGCGATCAGGCTGGTGAAGCGAAAGGTCCTGTTCATGGTGGGCTCCTTGTGATGGATGGGTCGGGTGATCCGGACTGCCGGCATGCAGGCTCTGCATGGGCGCCCCTTCGGGTGGGCAATCGCCGTACCGAGTCCGTTATGCGGATGACGGAGCGGATGCCGAGCCAGAAACAGGCAACCCTGGCAAGCCTTGCCGGCCGCGGTAAGGCTTACGACACGGTCCTCACACCATCCGGTCGGCACGCACCCAGTGGTCGAACAAGGCCATGTCGACGCCGTGGGCCTGCGCAGCTTCGCGCAGGGTGATGTCCTGCGCGTGGGCGTCCAGCGCAATGGCTGCCGCGCGGTCGTAGCCGATGTGCGGGGTGAGGGCCGTGACCAGCATCAGCGTGCGATCGCGCAGGGCGGCAATGCGGGGCTCGTCGGCCGTCATGCCACGCAGGCAGTGGGCTTCGAAGCGGGCGCAGCCATCGGCCAGCAGCCGCAGGCTCTGCAGCACGTTGTGCGCCATGACCGGCTTGAATGTGTTGAGCTCGAAGTTGCCACTGGCCCCGGCAAAGCCGACCACCGTGTCGTTGCCCAGCACCTGCACACACAGCATCAGCATGGCTTCGCACTGGCTGGGGTTGACCTTGCCCGGCATGATGGAGCTACCCGGTTCATTGGCGGGCAGACGCAGTTCACCCAGGCCGCATCGGGGGCCGGAGGCCAGCCACCGCAGGTCGTTGGCGAGTTTCATCAAGGCCACCGCCAGCACCTTGAGGCTGCCATGCAGGGCCACGATGGCATCGTGCGCGGCGATCACGGCGAAGCGATTGGGGGCGGTGGTGAAAGGCAGGCTCAATGAATGAGCCAGATCGCGCGCAACCCCCTCTCCGAAGCCGGTTGGGGCATTCAAACCCGTGCCGACGGCCGTTCCGCCAATGGCCAGCGCGCACACCGCAGACAAGGCGTGCACGATCCCCGCTTCGGCCTGGGCAAGCTGCGCCTCGTAACCCGACAGCTCCTGACCCAGCGTCAGCGGCACCGCGTCCTGCAGGTGCGTGCGACCGATCTTGACCAGCCCGCCGTACGCCGCCGCCTTGGCGTGCAGCGTGCCCCGCAGCGCGCCCAGCGCAGGCAGCAGGTGATGTTGCACACCCAGGGCACACGCCACGTGCAAGGCCGTCGGGAACACATCGTTCGACGACTGGCTGCGGTTCACATGGTCGTTGGGGTGCACCTCGGCGTCTGTGTTGCCCTGGCTGCGCAGCAGGGCGGTGGCGCGGTGCGCGAGCACCTCGTTCATGTTCATGTTGGTCTGTGTGCCCGATCCGGATTGCCAGACCCGCAGCGGGAATTGCGCGTCGTGGGCACCTGCCAGCACCTCGTGCGTGGCGGCCTCGATGGCTTGGGCAACGGGCGTGGGCAATTCACCGAGGGCGGCGTTCGTCCGGGCGCAAGCCTGCTTGACGAAAGCCAGCGCCCGGATGAGCTCGGGCGGCAAGGTTTCGGTCGAGATGGCGAAATGGTGCAGCGCGCGCTGGGTCTGGGCCCCCCACAGCACGTCGGTGGAGACCTCGACGGCGCCGAGGGCGTCGTGCTCGGTGCGGGTGGGCGTGGTGCTCATGGCCGGGCTCCCCATGCGGGCTCGTTGCGACCGTGCTGCCTCAGCGTTGCCACTGCCGCGTGGACGGTGCGGGCCTCACGCTCGGCGAGCAGCGCGCGCAGGCGGCCGCTCCAGCACTGACGGATCAGACGGTGGTCTGCATCGTGCGGGTGCAGCTCGAAGCGCACCAGGGGCTGCGCATGCCAGCGCGCGGCCACCCAGGCATTGCGCGGCAGCGACACGGCCCGGCGCCAGGCGGTGCGCGTGCTGAAGGCCAGGCAGGCGCTCGTGATGCGCTGTGCCTGCGGCAGGCTGTAGACCGCGCGCAGGGTGGCCGTGTAGCTCAGGGGCAGTTGATCGAGCGCCTGCCAGGTGCCACGGCTCATCAGCCACGCGGGGGCGACAAAGCCGTGCAGCGGCCAGCCTCGGCGGGCAAACCAACGGGCGCCGGCATGCAGGCGTCGCAGGGCCTCGTCTTGCGACAGCGCCGAGAACTCGCCTTCGCCGGCCGTGTACCAGCGGCGCCGCACGTGGTCGACCCAGTTGGCCGGCTCGCCGTCGTCCAGGTGGCTGTAGCCGTGCAGGGCCAGTTCGTGCCCCTGCGCCTGCAGCGCTTCGAGCCGCTGTTCGAAGGCGTGGTTCGACGGCCGCAGGTGATAGCGCGGAACCACCAGCAGCGTCATGGGTACGTCGGCCACCGCACGCACCGCGTCCATCACCCGCTCGCACGCGGGCCAGGTGGAGGGCGCCACATCGTGGATGGTGACGCTGAGCATCGGTCTTCCGGGAGCGGGCGGGTGAAGCAGGTTCATGGTGTGCACATCAGGCGGAGGTAATGACCCATCAGGCCGCGCATGGCATCCGACCAGTCGTGCCGCAAGGCCTGCTGGCGGGCCGCCAGCCCTTGTTTCTCGCGGTCGTGGCGCAGGGCGGCGGCAATCGCCTCGGCAAAATCGGCATGCCGACCCCGGGCAACGCGCACACCGGCTTCGTCGCTCACCAACTCGGCCAGGCCGGCCCGGTCCCGCACGACCACCGGGCAGCCGCACGCCATGGCTTCGAGTGCCGCCAGCCCGAACGTTTCCTGGTCGCCTGCGTGCACGAAGAGATCGGCGCTCGCCAGTGCGCGGGCCAATGCCTGTTGCGAGGGCTCGAACGGCAGCACCCGGACCTGGTCACCGCGGGGAGGGCAGGGCCCGGCTCCGATGGCGACCAGCACGTGCGATGGCCCCAGCAGGCGGACCGCATCGGCCAGCACCGACAGGTTCTTCTCCGGTGCAAAGCGGCCTGCATACAGCAGCACGCGGACGTCGTCGGCCAGCCCGAGCTCTTGGCGCCAGGCCGGATCGCGTCTTGCCGGATGGAACAGGCCGGTGTCCACCCCCAGGCCCTGCTGCACCACGTTCTGCAGGCCGGCGTCCCGCAGGTGGGCATACACCGTGGCGCTGGGGGCGAAGACCAGGTCGAACTGCCGGTAGAGGTGACGCAGGTACAGCCGCCCGGCGGCCGCGCCGCCACGTCCGGTCCAGCGCCGCAGGAGCTCGGGCAGGTCGCTGTGGCAGAAGCCGACGACCGGAATGCCGAGGGCCTGTCCGGCATCCAGGGCGGACCAGGCCAGGCGGTACGGGTCGCCCGATTCGATGAGGTCGGGTCGGCGGTCAACCAGGGCACGCGCCGCGGCGCGCCGGTTCAGTGGCGCCCGGTAGCCGCCGCTGCCCGGCAGAGGCACGCCGGGCAGGGCCACGGCATCGCGCCCGTCGGCCCCGGGCGCTGCCACGCTGTGCTGCCACGCCGTGTGCGCCTGAAGCCAGGCCCGTTTGGCGTGGATGTAGCGGCGCACGCCCCCACCGGTGGCGCTCCAGAACATGGTGACGTCGATCAGGTGGGGCATGACGGGCGAGCTGGAAGGGCGATGGCAAGCCCTGGCAAACAGCGTGCCTGGGACCCGGGCATGCTGCCTGCCACCTGTTCCGTGCGGGGCTCGCGTGGCGGGCCCTTCCATTGAACCCAACAGGAGCGAACCATGGAACGCGACGACATCATCGATGTGCTCAACGACCTGATCGAGAACAGCCGTGACGGCCAGTACGGCTTCAACACCTGCGCAGAACACGTGAAGTCCCCCGAACTGCGCGACATCTTTCTGGCACGGGCGACCGCCTGCCAGACCGCGGTCTCGGAGCTGCAGGTGCTGGTGAGCGAATGTGGCGGCACGCCCGACGACGGCGGCACGATCAGCGGCGCCATGCACCGGGGCTGGGTGGCCGTGCGCGGGACGCTGAGCGGCTACACCGACGTCGGCATGCTGGAAGAGTGCGAGCGGGGCGAGGATGTGGCCAAGGCCCGCTACGAGAAGGCGCTGTCCCGCCCGCTGCCCGAGCCGATCCGGGCCGTCATCGAGCGCCAGTACCAGGGCGTGTTGCGCAACCACGAGCAGGTCAAACTCCTGCGTGAGCGCTATCGCACTGCGGTCTGACGGACCACAGGGCATTTTTGCCGGAAAGCTTGCCGGCAACCGAGAGGAGCGATGTGATGCAGAGAATTGCCGATGTGATGACGCGCGGTGTGGAGGTGATCGCGCCGGATGCGACCCTGCAGATGGCGGCCAAGATGATGGACGACCTGAACGTGGGCGCCTTGCCGGTGTGTGACAACCGGCGGCTGGTGGGCATGATCACCGACCGCGACATCACTGTGCGGGCCACAGCCAGCGACCTCCGGCCCAGCGAGGTGCGCGTCAGCGACATCATGACCGAACATCCGAGGTGGTGTCTGGAGTCGCAGACGCTGGAGGAGGTGGCTCAGCAGATGAGCGATGTCCAGGTCCGCCGGATTCCGGTGCTCGACAAGGACAACGCCTTGATCGGCATCGTGTCGCTGGGCGACATCGCTGTCCGGGAGCCCGAGGCCGTGCAGGACGTGCTGCGGGAGATCTCCACCCCCTCGGAACCGGACAGGCCCGCCGCATCGACCTGACCGGCGTGGCGGAGAACAGGCCGGCGGCCGCCCAGGGCGACGCCGGCCTGTCTGCGTCAGCGACGCTCGCTGGTGCCGCTGCCACCTTCGAAGAAGCGGCGGTTGGTGTTGCTCCAACCTTCCTCCACCACGTTGGGCCACTTGTCCGGTTCGAAGCTCGGCGCGCGCTTCAGGCGCTCCTTGTCGATGTCGAGCAGGCGATGGTCACGGCCCGGAACGGAACGCAGCGCGCTCCACGGCACGGCATGCAGGCGATCACCCAGACCCAGGAAGCCGCCGGTGGACACGATGGCGTAAGACACCGCACCCTGTCGGTCGAGCACAATGTCCTTGATGTCCCCGACCTTCTCGCCCTGCAGGTTGCGCACGTCCGACCCGATGATCTTGCTGACGCGGTAGATGCGCTGCCAGTCCTCGCTGCTCTGGCGCGCCGTGGTCGATGTGCCGGTGCCCGCGGCGCCGGTCCCCGTGGTGGTGCCTTGTGCGTGGGCCGATGACAGTGCGATGGCCAGACCCATGCCGGCCGCGATCCGGATGACTTGCTTCATGATTTACTCCTTGTAATGAGAAAGAAGAGGGAGACAACACGGTGAAGGCGGCAAACTGCATGCCCATAGGGCATCGAGCGCCCCTCGGGTGCACCGTGTTCCGTTCTCCTCCATGCCCATGAAACCGCTGCCCCTTCAGGGACTGAATCGGCCTCGCGGCCTGCGCCTGCGGTGGCCGGTTGCGTCGCTGCGCACCTACCTGCTCGCCGTGATCGTGGTGGCCACTGTGCCGCTGGCTGCGCTCACGTCCTGGCTGATGGCGCAGGAAATCATGGCGGTACGCCATCAGATGACGCTGGGTTTGACCCAGACGGCCGGGTCACTGGCGCTGATGGTGGAACGCGAGCAGGTGTCGTCGATCGATGCGCTGACCATCCTGTCGCATGCCACGACCTTGCGCGAGGGCGATCTGGCCAGCTTCCACATGCGGCTGGCCCGCAAGCCGCTGGTGCGCCCGACGTGGCGTCGCGTGGTGCTCACAAGCCCCGAAGGCGTGGTGCTGTTGCGCAGCGACGAGGCCTATGCGCCGGCCATGGCACAGGCCCACGGCGAGCCGCAGCCGCTGCCCGATGGGGTGCTCCCGCCTCCGCGCATCAGCGGACTCAAGGGCGTGGCCGGCGCCGACCTGTTCTCGCGCATTGCCGTGCCGGTCGAAGTGCATGGTCAACTGGCCTACTGGCTGGCGGCCGACATCCATGCGTCTGCCTGGCAGAGCCTGATCGGCCATGTGCAGGCGCCTCAGGGCGGCTTCGTGACGGTGTTTGACGAAGGCTATCGCATCGTGGCGCGCTCGCTGCATCCCGAGCGCTTTCTCGGCCAGGTGCTGCCCGAAGACGGCCGGCGACACATGGGCGTTCGGTCGGCGGGCTTCCAGAAAAGCAGCCTGCTCGAGGGCGGGGACACCTACGTGGCGTGGCAACGCATCCCGATGTCGCAATGGGGCATCGGCGTGGGGGTGGCCGCTGCGCCGCTGGACCGCAGCAACATCATGGCGATCTCGATGGCCCTGCTGGCCGGCGCCCTCTCCCTGATGGCCGGCATCGGCCTGTCGCTGTTCGTGGTCCGCCGGGTGAACCAGCCTCTGCATGCACTGGCCACGGGCGGCGCTTCTGCGGTGCCGGGTGACATCGCGGTGCGGGAGATCGGCCTGCTGCGCGATGCGATGAAGGCCGCCGAGGCCCAGCGCGAGCAGGCCCGCGAGCGGCTGGAGGCCAAGGCGGCCGAGTTCGAGACCCTCTTCAACACCAGCCCCATCGGCCTGTCGATCACGCAGGACCCGGAATGCCGGATGGTGCTGCGCAACCCGGCCAAGGTCGCGATGTTCGGCATCCGTGATGGCGAACCCGCCCGCTACGAGATGCTGCAGGACGGCGAGGTGCTGCCCACGGCACGGCACCCACTGCAGCGTGCGGCACGTGGCGAGACGGTCTGGAACCAGGAAGTGGAAGTGCGCCACCCGGATGGCCGTGTGCTGCGCCTGCTGGCCTTTGCCGTGCCGCTGCTGGATGGCCATGGCCATGCGCGCGGTGCCATTGCCACGTATGTCGACATCACCGAGCGCATGCTGGCGCAGGAACGCCTGATGCGCGCGCGCACGCGGCTGCAGGACAGCCAGCACCTGGTGGAGCTGGCGCAGGAGGCAGGCGATGTGGGCTTCTTCGACCACGTGGTGGCCGCCGACACGGTGACCATGACGTCGGGCCTGGCCCGCCTTTTCGGGCTGGAGCGGCGCGCGATCGAGACCCACTGGGCGGGCTGGCTGCGCCATGTGCATCCGGACGACGCGCGCGCACTCGAGGCGTTGCTGCAGCAGGCCTGGCGCGACCAGCTCGAGCAGGTCACCTTCAAGTTCCGCACCGCCGGGCAGCTCGACATCGAACGCTGGCTGTCGAGCCGCATGGTCATCCTCTATACGCCCGAAGGCGTGCCCACCCGGATGATCGGTGTGATGGTCGATGTGACGGTGCAGCAGCAGATCGAGCAAGAGCGTGCCCGGCTCATCGCGCAGGAGCACCAGGCGCGGCTGGAGGCGGAGCGCGCCAACCGCGCCAAGGACGAGTTCCTCGCCATGCTGGGCCACGAGTTGCGCAATCCGCTGAGCGCCATCTCGGCGGCGATCGAGGTGCTCAACCGCATCAGCTCGCAGGACGAGCAGGCGGTGCGTGTGCGCACCATCATCACGCGCCAGACCCGGCACCTCGCTCGGCTCATGGACGACCTCATGGACGTGGCGCGCGTGATTGCCGGCAAGATTCACCTGTCGCGTCAGCCCGTCAACCTCGGCTCGATGGTGCACCGCCTGGTCAGCACCATGCAGATGGCCGGGCTGTTGCAGGATCATCCGGTGAGCCTGGAGGTCGAGGAGGTGTGGGTCGACGGCGATGCCATGCGCCTCGAGCAGATCGTCAACAACCTCGTCACGAATGCCGTCAAGTACAGCGCGTCGGACAAGCCCATCCATGTGCGGGTGGTGCGGGCCGACGGGCGTGCCAGGCTGGAAGTGATCGACCAGGGGCCGGGCATCCCCGAGGCCCTGCTGCCCCACATTTTCGACCTCTTCGTGCAGGGCGAGCGGACGCTGGACCGCCGCCAGGGCGGGCTCGGGATCGGCCTCACCCTGGTGCGGCGGCTGGCAGAGCTGCATGACGGTGAGGTCGGCGTGCAGAGCGGCCCCGGCGGCAGCGTGTTCGCCGTGATGCTGCCGGCCATCGCCCCGGTTCAGCCCGACCGGGTCGAGCGCACCGGAGAGGTGCCTGCGCCGCGCACCGTGGTGCTGGTGGAAGACAACCCGGATGCGCGCGAGGCCCTCACCACGATGCTGACCCTGCAGGGTCATGAGGTGCATGGCGAGGACAACGGCAAGGATGGCCTTGAGCGCCTGCTGGCGCAGCGGCCTCATCTGGCGCTGGTGGACATCGGTCTGCCGGGGCTGACGGGCTACGAGGTGGCCCGGCAGGCGCGCGAACGGGGGCACACGGGCTGGATGATCGCGGTATCGGGGTATGGGCAGCCTCACGACGTGCAGCAGGCGCTGGAGGCGGGGTTCGATGCCCACATGGTCAAGCCCATTGACAGCGATGCCCTGACCGACTGGCTGGCGCGCCCGCCCCGGGATGCAGGCATGTGACTTGCCCTCCTGGTGCAGCGCCCTTTGCGGGGCACCAGAACAGGAGGTTTTCGGATGTGGTCACATGACCTGCACGAACAGTACCGTCGGCTGCGTGCCGACCTGGAAGCGGCTTACCGGGCCCCCGTGTGGGACAGCCGGTTGATCGACCGGCTGGCCGACGCACTGGCCCGGCTCGAACGCCGCGCCATGCCGCCCCTGGCCGGGCTGGCAGCCCCGTTCAGCTCGTGGCCGAAGGCGGCTCCGGAGGGTTCGACGGGGCGCACGGGGCACGCCACTCCTCAAGCAGCGTCGCGGTGAGCGTGTCGCCGCGGGTCCGGGCCATCTCGATGAGGGCCTTCACATTGCCCTCGTCCACCCACTCGTGTCCGGTGCCACGCTGCAGTCGTCGGTAGATTTCGGCGATGTCGGGCGGGGTTTGCGCTTGCGGCGTGCTCATGGTCGCTCCTTTCGTGATGCGGTGCACCGGTCCGGCAAGCGCCATGCCGTCACGGGGCCCCGCATGCCGTGAGGGGCTCGCGCGGGCATGGTGCTTGCCCCCTTCGGGCATCTTCTTCAACCCGAAAGGCAGAGACCCCTCATGGCCCAATCGACC
This is a stretch of genomic DNA from Aquabacterium olei. It encodes these proteins:
- a CDS encoding ATP-binding protein — encoded protein: MLEKGDAWSRLRWSTASLRAHVLAVTLLATVPMTMLATWLVSQQALEGQAQMKADLARAARAFALTVDRELASSAEALQVLALSELLQEGDLAGVFSSMTALRTPRQSWSSVFLAELDGQVVFNTHQPAGRPLGRLSDLAALTRLRQTGEPVVTNLTTGPDGTATTGVLVPVHVHGRLAFALGAWIPSSSWQRLITTSTLPQNAFLSIFDRELKLVARNLGGPDVVARPLPALTQAHVQAGPIGTGRIGLLEGGEAYGAWYRIEPSNWGVVIGEPADPIDRAHWRSVGMALLLGLGSLAAGLLLAMGVASRVTGPLRALALHGPQRRGEPSTVRELILLEQALQREEAQRDIAHDRLQRQAAEFETLFRSSPIGLAMTQERHCGHVLRNPALARMLGEPTPPATDERAADRSGWPDCPITAHGEAVAADALPLQKAARTGWTQKDVELQLRPPHGAVRDIVAHAVPLFDGRGLPRGAIASFTDITDRQQAEASLAAAERGLRANQQLVELAQAAGHVGFFQHSRRARVVHWSTGFSRLLDLPLSELRGPARRCLRCVHPEDRRRVVHALRAAAAGRTNAHMLEFRHDTPEHETRWLGARLRFTWDEQGRPEQVSGVIVDITTMKAMESARMALVERETAARREAEEANRNKDEFLAMLGHELRNPLGAISAGCEVLNRAGTQEDLARRARQIIARQAAHLGRLMDDLLDVASVLAGRHEQQTGAIRLDLLAHRVRHTLELAGQLAQHAFEARLEPVWVQADASRMEQVLTNLLVNALKYTPAGGRVSLTVEPVGEEAVITVQDTGAGLTPELQSKVFDLFVQGERTLDRQQGGLGIGLTLVKRLVEHHGGTVSVQSDGPGHGATFTARLPACKAPAAEERAAIEGPITPRRVVVVEDNDDAGEALRSMLALDRHEVRLATSGAEGIALIHETQPDVALVDIGLPGLGGLEVAATLRAQGYGGWLVAVSGYGRADDLARSRAAGFDRHLVKPVTAARIERLLAMASRTRPAADQPHDAQQDHCTDQ
- a CDS encoding DUF4142 domain-containing protein, which translates into the protein MNRTFRFTSLIACLLTASALLGACNRRDGQTSGDMSPASAPDGTAGTMGTTPGTTGTDGGLGTTPGSNSTTGTPGSGSDGVPQTGTGTGTGTGVDGGTGTTTPGAAPGASTVTPGASSQAPLNAQDQAFARAATEAGLYEVAVAQLAVEKAEHPDVKAMAATLVDDHGAANNRLAQVVSTRMTLPKDIPSSKRKVIDQLNKAKGLAFDRQFIDQVGIKDHQLDIDLFQKADGQLSDSAMKEYVQTTLPTLRHHLSMAQDLARKLKQT
- a CDS encoding class II fumarate hydratase, which gives rise to MSTTPTRTEHDALGAVEVSTDVLWGAQTQRALHHFAISTETLPPELIRALAFVKQACARTNAALGELPTPVAQAIEAATHEVLAGAHDAQFPLRVWQSGSGTQTNMNMNEVLAHRATALLRSQGNTDAEVHPNDHVNRSQSSNDVFPTALHVACALGVQHHLLPALGALRGTLHAKAAAYGGLVKIGRTHLQDAVPLTLGQELSGYEAQLAQAEAGIVHALSAVCALAIGGTAVGTGLNAPTGFGEGVARDLAHSLSLPFTTAPNRFAVIAAHDAIVALHGSLKVLAVALMKLANDLRWLASGPRCGLGELRLPANEPGSSIMPGKVNPSQCEAMLMLCVQVLGNDTVVGFAGASGNFELNTFKPVMAHNVLQSLRLLADGCARFEAHCLRGMTADEPRIAALRDRTLMLVTALTPHIGYDRAAAIALDAHAQDITLREAAQAHGVDMALFDHWVRADRMV
- a CDS encoding DUF2334 domain-containing protein: MNLLHPPAPGRPMLSVTIHDVAPSTWPACERVMDAVRAVADVPMTLLVVPRYHLRPSNHAFEQRLEALQAQGHELALHGYSHLDDGEPANWVDHVRRRWYTAGEGEFSALSQDEALRRLHAGARWFARRGWPLHGFVAPAWLMSRGTWQALDQLPLSYTATLRAVYSLPQAQRITSACLAFSTRTAWRRAVSLPRNAWVAARWHAQPLVRFELHPHDADHRLIRQCWSGRLRALLAEREARTVHAAVATLRQHGRNEPAWGARP
- a CDS encoding glycosyltransferase family 4 protein, with protein sequence MPHLIDVTMFWSATGGGVRRYIHAKRAWLQAHTAWQHSVAAPGADGRDAVALPGVPLPGSGGYRAPLNRRAAARALVDRRPDLIESGDPYRLAWSALDAGQALGIPVVGFCHSDLPELLRRWTGRGGAAAGRLYLRHLYRQFDLVFAPSATVYAHLRDAGLQNVVQQGLGVDTGLFHPARRDPAWRQELGLADDVRVLLYAGRFAPEKNLSVLADAVRLLGPSHVLVAIGAGPCPPRGDQVRVLPFEPSQQALARALASADLFVHAGDQETFGLAALEAMACGCPVVVRDRAGLAELVSDEAGVRVARGRHADFAEAIAAALRHDREKQGLAARQQALRHDWSDAMRGLMGHYLRLMCTP
- a CDS encoding PA2169 family four-helix-bundle protein; the protein is MERDDIIDVLNDLIENSRDGQYGFNTCAEHVKSPELRDIFLARATACQTAVSELQVLVSECGGTPDDGGTISGAMHRGWVAVRGTLSGYTDVGMLEECERGEDVAKARYEKALSRPLPEPIRAVIERQYQGVLRNHEQVKLLRERYRTAV
- a CDS encoding CBS domain-containing protein — its product is MQRIADVMTRGVEVIAPDATLQMAAKMMDDLNVGALPVCDNRRLVGMITDRDITVRATASDLRPSEVRVSDIMTEHPRWCLESQTLEEVAQQMSDVQVRRIPVLDKDNALIGIVSLGDIAVREPEAVQDVLREISTPSEPDRPAAST
- a CDS encoding PRC-barrel domain-containing protein; its protein translation is MKQVIRIAAGMGLAIALSSAHAQGTTTGTGAAGTGTSTTARQSSEDWQRIYRVSKIIGSDVRNLQGEKVGDIKDIVLDRQGAVSYAIVSTGGFLGLGDRLHAVPWSALRSVPGRDHRLLDIDKERLKRAPSFEPDKWPNVVEEGWSNTNRRFFEGGSGTSERR